In Treponema vincentii, a single window of DNA contains:
- the ygeW gene encoding knotted carbamoyltransferase YgeW — protein MALIMDPYITKLNSLSFKKMYNNDFFLTWEKTFDEILATWTVADALRTLRESNISTKIFESGLGISLFRDNSTRTRFSFASACNLLGLEVQDLDEGKSQIAHGETVRETANMVSFMADVIGIRDDMYIGKGNTYMHTFMNAVAEGNKDGVLEQRPTLVNLQCDIDHPTQIMADTLHIIHEFGGLENLKGKKIAMTWAYSPSYGKPLSVPQGAIGLFSRLGMDVVLAHPEGYEVMPEVEEVARKQAKASGGSFTKTNSMKEAFKDADIVYPKSWAPFTAMEKRTNLYGAGDFDGIKALEKELLAQNAKHKDWECTEDMMKLTKDGKALYLHCLPADITGVSCKEGEVAGSVFDRYRVPLYKQASFKPYIIAAMIFLAKVRYPQLTLEELEKRATLRHTGL, from the coding sequence ATGGCCTTGATTATGGATCCGTACATTACAAAGCTCAATAGCTTGAGCTTTAAGAAAATGTACAACAATGATTTTTTCCTTACATGGGAAAAGACCTTCGATGAAATTCTTGCAACATGGACGGTAGCCGATGCGCTGCGCACCTTGCGGGAATCAAACATTTCTACAAAGATTTTTGAAAGCGGTCTCGGCATTTCGCTGTTCCGCGACAACTCAACCCGCACACGGTTTAGCTTTGCCTCTGCGTGTAACCTGCTCGGTTTGGAAGTACAGGATTTGGACGAAGGCAAGTCTCAAATTGCCCACGGAGAAACTGTCCGTGAAACCGCTAATATGGTTTCGTTCATGGCAGACGTTATCGGTATCCGCGACGATATGTACATCGGTAAGGGCAATACTTACATGCACACTTTTATGAATGCGGTTGCCGAAGGCAATAAAGACGGTGTGCTCGAACAGCGCCCGACCCTCGTTAACTTGCAGTGCGATATCGACCACCCCACTCAGATTATGGCGGATACCCTCCATATCATCCACGAGTTCGGTGGGCTGGAAAACCTCAAGGGTAAGAAAATCGCGATGACATGGGCATATTCACCCTCTTACGGCAAGCCGCTTTCCGTTCCGCAGGGCGCAATCGGTCTGTTCTCCCGCTTGGGAATGGACGTTGTACTTGCACATCCGGAAGGATATGAAGTAATGCCTGAGGTTGAAGAAGTCGCGAGAAAACAGGCAAAGGCATCGGGCGGTTCCTTTACCAAGACCAACAGCATGAAAGAAGCGTTTAAAGATGCCGATATCGTGTATCCTAAGAGCTGGGCGCCCTTTACCGCAATGGAAAAACGGACGAACCTCTACGGCGCAGGCGATTTTGACGGTATCAAAGCGCTCGAAAAAGAGCTGCTTGCTCAAAATGCTAAGCACAAGGATTGGGAATGCACCGAAGATATGATGAAGCTGACCAAAGACGGTAAAGCGCTCTATCTGCACTGCTTACCGGCGGATATCACCGGTGTCAGCTGCAAAGAAGGTGAAGTTGCCGGTTCTGTGTTCGACCGCTACCGCGTGCCGCTCTATAAGCAGGCAAGCTTTAAGCCGTATATCATCGCCGCAATGATCTTCCTTGCAAAAGTACGCTATCCACAGCTTACGCTTGAAGAACTGGAAAAGCGGGCAACACTCCGCCACACCGGACTATAA
- a CDS encoding YgeY family selenium metabolism-linked hydrolase: MSLDFNKIKAAAEGYKADMTAFLREIIRLPSESSHEGEKAKRIQKEMDELGFNKTWIDPLGNVMGWMGTGPHIVCFDGHIDTVGIGNRSNWKFDPYEGFEDDIFIGGRGVSDQTGGVVSAMYACKMMKDLGLLNDKYTAMVVGSVQEEDCDGMCWEYILKKDVKVPGYEKLCKPDFVVSTEPTDGGIYRGHRGRMEIRIDVKGVSCHGSAPERGDNAIYKMSDILQEVRKLNENDAADGTEIKGLVKMLDKKYNKEWEEANFLGRGTVTVSEIFYTSPSRCAVADSCSVSLDRRMTAGETWESCLEEIRQLPAVKKYGKDVTVSMYNYDRPSWTGEQYPIECFFPTWVLPKEHVVARSMIESYNNLYGDKRIGPKDQLAMREARPLVDKWTFSTNGVSIMGRNKVPCIGFGPGAEAQAHAPNEITWKQDLVTCAAVYAALPSIYVEKL, from the coding sequence ATGAGTTTGGATTTTAATAAGATTAAAGCTGCTGCAGAAGGATATAAGGCCGATATGACCGCCTTTCTGCGCGAAATCATCCGCCTTCCCAGTGAAAGTAGTCATGAAGGGGAAAAAGCAAAGCGCATCCAAAAGGAAATGGACGAGCTCGGATTTAACAAAACATGGATCGATCCGCTCGGTAACGTAATGGGATGGATGGGCACCGGCCCACACATTGTCTGTTTTGACGGCCATATCGATACGGTCGGTATCGGTAACCGCAGCAACTGGAAGTTCGACCCCTACGAAGGATTTGAAGATGACATATTCATCGGCGGACGCGGGGTTTCCGATCAAACCGGCGGCGTTGTCTCTGCAATGTATGCCTGTAAGATGATGAAGGACTTAGGTCTTCTCAACGATAAATACACCGCGATGGTAGTCGGCTCCGTACAGGAAGAAGACTGCGACGGTATGTGCTGGGAGTATATCCTGAAAAAAGACGTCAAAGTTCCCGGTTATGAAAAACTCTGCAAGCCCGACTTTGTTGTTTCTACCGAACCGACTGACGGCGGTATCTACCGCGGACACCGCGGACGCATGGAAATCCGCATCGATGTTAAAGGTGTTTCCTGCCACGGTTCCGCACCGGAGCGCGGCGATAACGCAATCTACAAGATGTCCGACATTTTGCAGGAAGTACGCAAGTTGAATGAAAACGATGCGGCTGACGGCACCGAAATTAAAGGCCTCGTCAAAATGCTGGATAAAAAATACAACAAGGAATGGGAAGAAGCAAACTTCCTCGGACGCGGAACCGTTACCGTTTCCGAAATTTTCTATACCAGCCCGAGCCGCTGCGCCGTTGCGGACTCCTGCTCCGTTTCGCTCGACCGCCGTATGACAGCCGGAGAAACATGGGAATCATGCTTGGAAGAAATCCGCCAGCTTCCCGCCGTCAAAAAATACGGAAAAGATGTAACGGTCTCGATGTACAACTACGACCGGCCGTCGTGGACGGGAGAACAATACCCGATCGAATGCTTCTTCCCCACATGGGTATTGCCGAAAGAACATGTTGTTGCCCGTTCGATGATCGAATCGTATAACAATTTATACGGCGATAAGCGTATCGGCCCGAAAGATCAGCTTGCTATGCGCGAAGCACGCCCGCTCGTTGACAAGTGGACATTCTCTACAAACGGCGTTTCCATCATGGGACGGAATAAAGTTCCCTGTATCGGTTTCGGCCCGGGCGCGGAAGCACAGGCTCATGCCCCGAACGAAATTACGTGGAAACAGGACTTGGTAACCTGCGCTGCCGTATATGCCGCACTGCCGTCCATATACGTTGAAAAGTTATAA
- a CDS encoding TPM domain-containing protein gives MKFSKYSFRFIIIACLCVQSVFLFALDVPPLNGPVNDYAHIFTASETQELNAYLYSIDRQSDLQIAVLTIPSLEGESLEDYSIRVAEKWQIGQKGKDSGVILIIAVQDRKLRIEVGYGLEDRITDAQSSRIIRSIIAPYFKQQEYGKGVLLGVKNLAGLALQDESLISETVKEAGRQNDDSIPLPLVIFLIIIFLFGSRFMPGGLFWPLLFLSSGRRGGYSGRGGGFGSGGFGGGFSGGGGYFGGGGSSGSW, from the coding sequence ATGAAATTTTCAAAATATTCTTTTCGGTTTATCATTATTGCCTGTCTTTGTGTGCAAAGCGTCTTTCTGTTTGCGCTTGACGTTCCGCCCCTGAACGGTCCGGTCAACGATTACGCACATATATTCACAGCAAGCGAAACACAGGAATTAAATGCATATTTATATAGTATTGATCGCCAAAGCGATTTACAGATAGCGGTATTGACCATTCCTTCGTTGGAAGGCGAAAGTCTTGAAGATTATTCCATCCGTGTCGCGGAAAAATGGCAGATTGGGCAAAAAGGCAAGGACAGCGGCGTTATCTTAATAATTGCAGTCCAAGACCGTAAGCTGCGTATCGAAGTGGGATACGGCCTCGAAGATCGCATCACCGATGCACAAAGCAGCAGGATTATCCGTTCGATCATCGCACCTTACTTTAAACAGCAGGAATACGGAAAAGGCGTCTTGTTAGGGGTTAAAAACCTCGCTGGACTTGCACTTCAAGACGAAAGCCTCATTAGTGAGACTGTAAAAGAAGCCGGCCGGCAGAATGACGATTCTATTCCGCTGCCACTCGTCATTTTTCTGATTATTATCTTTCTGTTCGGTTCCCGTTTTATGCCCGGCGGTTTATTCTGGCCGTTGCTGTTCCTTTCGTCAGGACGAAGAGGCGGTTATTCGGGACGCGGCGGAGGGTTCGGTAGTGGGGGCTTTGGCGGCGGTTTCAGCGGAGGAGGGGGCTACTTTGGCGGCGGCGGTTCTTCCGGCTCGTGGTAA
- a CDS encoding regulatory protein RecX — MANAVLADASSSASVNPTLIAVEHTSSDTVKLVLSGDVSIVSRFCYFDEPLAIDDLPLILTESQTEHLYQAGRRFLAEKQAAAYLNRAEHSSYQLTVKLQKKGYIKNEYQPALDYLRDEGTLDDSRFAGAYLHTRSLSKKEGCARLFSELRKRGVAADTAKQALNDFFTEIDEAEVCEGAARSLIRKGYTEQKLYSALQRKGFPFSMIKRCLTRLSSAAS; from the coding sequence ATGGCCAACGCGGTGCTCGCCGACGCTTCCAGTTCAGCAAGCGTTAATCCTACCCTTATTGCGGTGGAGCATACATCCTCGGATACCGTCAAACTGGTACTCTCCGGGGATGTTTCTATCGTAAGCCGGTTTTGTTACTTTGATGAACCGCTTGCGATAGATGATCTCCCGCTCATCCTTACAGAATCCCAAACAGAACATCTCTATCAAGCAGGTCGGCGTTTCTTAGCTGAAAAACAAGCTGCCGCCTATCTTAACCGTGCCGAACATTCCTCTTATCAACTGACAGTCAAATTGCAAAAAAAAGGCTATATAAAAAACGAATATCAGCCTGCGTTGGATTATTTACGTGACGAAGGTACGCTTGACGACTCCCGCTTTGCCGGTGCATATTTACATACGAGGAGCCTTTCAAAAAAAGAGGGGTGTGCGCGTCTCTTTTCCGAACTGCGTAAACGTGGAGTAGCCGCAGACACGGCAAAGCAAGCGCTCAATGATTTTTTTACAGAGATTGACGAAGCAGAAGTATGCGAAGGAGCAGCACGAAGCCTTATCCGTAAGGGCTATACCGAGCAAAAGCTCTACAGCGCCCTCCAACGGAAAGGGTTCCCATTCTCTATGATCAAACGATGTCTTACACGCCTTTCCTCCGCCGCATCATAA
- the rpsI gene encoding 30S ribosomal protein S9, translating to MKNIGIGTGRRKTSVARVYIREGKGSVTVNNKNMDDYFATPEQVQMAKRPLFVTGSDTRYDIIITVYGGGLNGQAGACSHGIARALAQVDASNHSSLKANGLLTRDSRMVERKKYGQRGARRRFQFSKR from the coding sequence GTGAAAAATATCGGAATAGGAACAGGACGAAGAAAGACCTCGGTAGCACGGGTTTATATCCGCGAAGGAAAAGGTTCGGTAACCGTCAACAATAAGAATATGGACGACTACTTTGCCACTCCCGAGCAGGTTCAAATGGCAAAACGGCCTTTGTTTGTTACCGGCAGCGATACCCGCTATGATATCATCATTACCGTATATGGCGGCGGTTTAAACGGACAGGCAGGCGCTTGTTCACACGGTATTGCCCGTGCGCTTGCACAGGTAGATGCCTCTAACCACAGCTCACTTAAAGCGAATGGCTTATTAACTCGCGATTCCAGAATGGTTGAACGTAAAAAGTATGGCCAACGCGGTGCTCGCCGACGCTTCCAGTTCAGCAAGCGTTAA
- the rplM gene encoding 50S ribosomal protein L13, translating to MKTIFYKEREIPRSWYVIDAAGKPLGRVAAKVAAMARGKHKALYAPHQESGDYIIVINADKVAVTGNKDKDKMYHHHTGFPGGLKSVNFNTLIGKKPTEPLYIAVKGMLPKGSLGRKLLKNVKIYAGSEHPHAAQNPVAVAL from the coding sequence ATGAAAACAATTTTTTATAAAGAGCGCGAAATACCACGGAGCTGGTATGTTATCGACGCTGCAGGAAAGCCACTCGGACGGGTTGCAGCAAAAGTTGCTGCAATGGCTCGAGGGAAACACAAGGCTCTCTACGCACCTCATCAGGAATCGGGCGATTATATTATCGTTATCAATGCCGATAAAGTTGCTGTTACGGGGAATAAAGACAAGGATAAGATGTATCACCACCACACAGGGTTTCCCGGAGGACTCAAGTCCGTCAATTTCAATACCCTTATCGGCAAAAAACCGACCGAACCGTTGTATATCGCGGTAAAAGGTATGTTACCCAAAGGATCACTCGGACGTAAACTGCTTAAAAATGTAAAAATTTATGCAGGTAGCGAACATCCGCATGCGGCACAAAATCCTGTTGCGGTAGCGTTATAA